One window from the genome of Castellaniella sp. MT123 encodes:
- a CDS encoding DegQ family serine endoprotease produces the protein MAGAAAGLLLAATLPMGVAWAETPTAPAPKVALPDFTQVVAETEGSVVNIRTTEAVPVRRSPVGPGGNGDPSDLFRWFFGPDFMPPGFGPQQQKPHGQPNQPTPKERTVPRGIGSGFILSSDGYVLTNNHVVDNSNGIFVTMTSGKEYKAKVIGTDARTDIALLKIDAKDLKPLPIGDSDKLKKGQWVLAIGSPFGLDSTVTAGIVSAINRDTGDYLPFIQTDVAVNPGNSGGPLINLQGQVVGINSQIISRSGGFMGISLAIPIDEVMRVVDQLKAHGKVTRGRIGVQITEVQDDVAKALGLGTAHGALVSSVEPDGPAAKAGVHAGDVITGFNGQKIVHMTDLPRLVGATRPGTEATLQVWRKGKTLDLKAKVAELDQKVANPQNQERPSQTGVDRLGLSVKALPADSGTNQGVVVVQSQSPAADSGIEAGDLILRINETDITSPQQYEKVVKGLDKSHPVVLLVSRDQQSQWVIVKLQ, from the coding sequence ATGGCGGGTGCGGCTGCCGGCCTGCTGCTGGCGGCGACGCTGCCCATGGGCGTGGCCTGGGCCGAGACACCGACCGCGCCCGCGCCCAAGGTGGCATTGCCCGATTTCACCCAGGTGGTGGCGGAAACCGAAGGGTCGGTCGTCAACATCCGCACGACAGAGGCCGTCCCGGTACGGCGTTCTCCGGTGGGGCCCGGGGGTAACGGCGATCCCTCCGATCTGTTCCGCTGGTTCTTCGGCCCCGACTTCATGCCGCCGGGGTTCGGCCCGCAGCAGCAGAAACCCCACGGCCAGCCCAATCAGCCGACCCCCAAGGAACGCACGGTGCCGCGCGGCATCGGTTCCGGCTTCATCCTCTCCAGCGATGGTTATGTCCTGACCAACAATCACGTGGTGGACAATTCCAACGGCATTTTCGTCACCATGACCAGCGGCAAGGAATACAAGGCCAAGGTCATCGGGACGGATGCGCGTACCGACATCGCCCTGCTGAAGATCGATGCCAAGGACCTCAAACCCCTGCCCATCGGCGATTCCGACAAACTGAAGAAAGGCCAGTGGGTCCTGGCGATCGGTTCGCCCTTTGGTCTGGATTCGACCGTGACGGCCGGCATCGTCAGCGCCATCAACCGCGACACGGGTGATTATCTGCCCTTCATCCAGACCGATGTGGCGGTCAATCCGGGCAATTCCGGTGGCCCGCTGATCAATCTGCAGGGACAGGTCGTGGGGATCAATTCCCAGATCATTTCACGCAGTGGCGGTTTCATGGGGATCTCCTTGGCCATTCCGATCGACGAGGTCATGCGTGTGGTCGATCAACTCAAGGCGCACGGCAAGGTCACCCGTGGGCGCATTGGCGTGCAGATCACCGAAGTCCAGGATGATGTCGCCAAGGCGCTGGGTCTGGGCACCGCCCACGGCGCGCTGGTCAGCAGCGTGGAACCCGATGGTCCGGCCGCCAAAGCCGGGGTCCATGCCGGTGACGTGATCACGGGATTCAATGGCCAGAAGATCGTACACATGACCGATCTGCCGCGTCTGGTGGGTGCGACCCGGCCGGGTACTGAAGCCACTCTCCAGGTCTGGCGCAAGGGCAAGACTCTTGACCTGAAGGCCAAAGTCGCCGAACTCGATCAAAAGGTCGCCAACCCGCAAAACCAGGAACGGCCGTCCCAGACCGGGGTCGACCGCCTGGGCCTGAGCGTCAAGGCGCTGCCGGCGGATTCCGGCACGAATCAGGGTGTGGTCGTGGTCCAGTCCCAGAGCCCCGCGGCGGATTCCGGCATCGAGGCGGGCGACCTCATCCTGCGGATCAACGAGACCGACATCACCAGCCCCCAGCAGTACGAAAAGGTCGTCAAGGGTCTGGACAAGTCCCACCCGGTCGTGTTGCTGGTCAGCCGGGATCAACAGTCCCAGTGGGTGATCGTGAAGCTCCAGTGA
- the rpmF gene encoding 50S ribosomal protein L32, with protein MAVQQNKKSPSKRGMHRSHDFLVAPATAIEPTTGELHLRHHISPNGVYRGRKVLKTKNDE; from the coding sequence ATGGCTGTTCAGCAAAACAAAAAGAGTCCGTCCAAGCGCGGCATGCATCGTTCGCACGATTTTCTGGTGGCCCCGGCCACGGCGATCGAACCGACCACGGGTGAACTGCATCTGCGTCACCACATCAGCCCCAACGGCGTGTATCGTGGCCGCAAGGTCCTGAAGACCAAGAACGACGAGTAA
- the fabD gene encoding ACP S-malonyltransferase, with protein MKIAFVFPGQGSQTVGMMDAWALDAGVQATLLQGNQALDEDLTGLIGQGPAEALNLTTNTQPAMLLCSVAMYRAWLQAGGSAPALVAGHSLGEYSALVAAGSLDLADAVRTVRVRAQAMQSAVPVGEGGMAAILGLDDDAVRRACEQAAGDQVVEAVNYNAPAQVVIAGHVAAVERACELARAAGAKRAVTLPVSAPFHSRLLKPAAEVLERTLAGIDLRAPVVPLINNVDVAQPTDPAAIRDALVRQAWHPVRWVETIQAMKRQGVTHLVECGPGKVLSGLVKRIDRELVTFNVTDPASLQRTLEALGG; from the coding sequence ATGAAGATCGCTTTCGTTTTTCCCGGCCAGGGTTCTCAGACCGTCGGCATGATGGATGCCTGGGCGCTGGACGCCGGCGTCCAGGCGACGCTGCTGCAGGGCAACCAGGCGCTGGACGAGGACCTGACGGGTCTGATCGGCCAGGGCCCCGCCGAAGCCCTGAATCTGACCACCAACACCCAGCCGGCCATGTTGCTGTGCTCGGTGGCGATGTACCGCGCCTGGCTGCAGGCGGGCGGGTCGGCACCAGCCTTGGTGGCGGGCCACAGCCTGGGCGAATATTCCGCCCTGGTGGCTGCCGGATCCCTGGACCTGGCGGACGCCGTGCGCACGGTCCGGGTGCGTGCGCAGGCCATGCAGTCGGCCGTCCCGGTGGGGGAAGGCGGTATGGCGGCCATCCTGGGCCTGGATGACGATGCCGTGCGTCGGGCCTGTGAGCAGGCGGCTGGCGACCAGGTGGTCGAGGCGGTCAATTACAACGCGCCGGCACAGGTCGTGATCGCTGGCCATGTTGCCGCGGTCGAGCGCGCCTGCGAACTGGCGCGCGCCGCCGGGGCCAAGCGCGCCGTGACCCTGCCGGTCTCGGCGCCGTTCCATTCCCGGCTGCTCAAACCGGCGGCCGAGGTGCTTGAACGCACGCTGGCTGGCATCGACCTGCGGGCCCCGGTCGTGCCTTTGATCAATAATGTCGATGTCGCCCAGCCGACGGACCCGGCAGCCATCCGTGATGCATTGGTGCGTCAGGCCTGGCATCCGGTGCGTTGGGTGGAAACCATCCAGGCGATGAAACGGCAGGGCGTCACACACCTCGTCGAGTGTGGCCCCGGCAAGGTCCTGTCCGGTCTGGTCAAGCGTATCGATCGGGAACTGGTCACGTTCAACGTGACCGATCCGGCGTCTCTGCAACGGACGCTGGAAGCACTGGGAGGCTGA
- the acpP gene encoding acyl carrier protein, with product MESIEQRVKKIVAEQLGVNEAEIKNESSFLDDLGADSLDMVELVMALEDEFETEIPDEEAEKITTVQQAVDYITSHSKQ from the coding sequence ATGGAAAGCATCGAACAGCGCGTCAAGAAGATCGTCGCTGAGCAACTTGGCGTCAACGAAGCCGAGATCAAAAACGAATCTTCGTTCCTTGACGACCTCGGTGCCGATTCGCTCGACATGGTCGAGCTCGTGATGGCGCTGGAAGACGAATTCGAAACGGAAATCCCCGACGAGGAAGCCGAGAAGATCACGACGGTACAGCAGGCGGTCGATTACATCACCTCGCATAGCAAACAGTAA
- the fabF gene encoding beta-ketoacyl-ACP synthase II encodes MKRRVVITGLGIVSPVGNDVETAWENLIHGRSGIGTVTRFDASALNSQIAGEVRGFDVTSYVGVKEAKQMDTFIHYGVAAGIQAWRDSGLDIDGENADRIGTIIGSGIGGLPRIEETQTEYLQRGARRISPFFVPASLINLISGQLSIMLGLKGPSYAVVSACTTGLHSIGDAARLIEYGDADVMVAGGAESSVSPLGMGGFAAMRALSTRNDDPTTASRPWDRDRDGFVLGEGAGVLVLEEYEHAKRRGARIYAEFLGFGMSSDAHHITSPDQDGPRRGILHALRNSGVNADQISYINAHGTSTPLGDKNETEALKLAFGDHARKLVVNSTKSMTGHLLGAAGGIEAVFTTLAVQRQVSPPTINLFNQDPECDLDYCANQARDLKIDVALSNSFGFGGTNGSMIVGRL; translated from the coding sequence GTGAAACGACGTGTCGTCATAACCGGATTGGGCATTGTGTCGCCCGTGGGCAACGATGTCGAGACTGCCTGGGAAAACCTCATCCATGGCCGCTCCGGCATCGGGACGGTGACACGGTTCGACGCCTCGGCTCTCAATAGCCAGATCGCCGGGGAAGTGCGGGGGTTCGATGTGACGTCCTACGTCGGCGTCAAAGAAGCCAAACAGATGGATACCTTCATCCATTATGGTGTGGCGGCCGGTATTCAGGCCTGGCGCGACTCGGGGCTGGACATCGATGGCGAAAACGCCGATCGCATCGGGACCATCATCGGCTCGGGTATCGGCGGCCTGCCCCGGATCGAGGAAACCCAGACCGAATACCTGCAGCGGGGTGCCCGGCGTATCTCGCCGTTTTTTGTGCCGGCTTCGCTGATCAACCTGATTTCGGGGCAGCTGTCCATCATGCTGGGCCTCAAGGGCCCCAGCTACGCCGTGGTCTCCGCCTGCACGACCGGCCTGCATTCCATTGGCGACGCGGCCCGCCTGATCGAATACGGCGATGCCGACGTCATGGTGGCCGGCGGGGCGGAAAGCTCCGTTTCGCCCCTGGGCATGGGCGGGTTCGCCGCGATGCGCGCGCTGTCCACCCGCAATGATGATCCGACCACGGCTTCGCGCCCCTGGGACCGGGACCGGGACGGTTTCGTCCTGGGCGAGGGTGCCGGTGTGCTGGTGCTGGAAGAATACGAACATGCGAAACGCCGTGGCGCCCGCATCTACGCTGAATTTCTGGGGTTCGGCATGAGTTCCGACGCGCATCACATCACCAGCCCGGATCAGGATGGTCCGCGTCGCGGGATCCTGCATGCGCTGCGCAACAGCGGTGTGAATGCCGACCAGATCAGTTACATCAATGCTCATGGCACGTCCACCCCGCTGGGCGACAAAAACGAGACTGAAGCCTTGAAACTGGCGTTTGGCGACCATGCCCGCAAACTGGTCGTCAATTCCACCAAATCCATGACCGGCCACCTGCTGGGTGCCGCCGGCGGGATCGAGGCTGTCTTCACGACCCTGGCGGTGCAGCGTCAGGTTTCTCCGCCGACCATCAATCTGTTCAACCAGGATCCCGAATGCGACCTGGATTATTGTGCCAATCAGGCGCGCGATCTGAAGATCGACGTGGCGCTGTCGAATTCCTTCGGGTTCGGCGGCACCAATGGGTCGATGATCGTGGGACGCCTGTAA
- the rpoE gene encoding RNA polymerase sigma factor RpoE, with the protein MSEREVDLALVERVRRGDRHAFDLLVIKYQRKIMRLLSRMIHDPAEIEDVAQEAFIKAYRALPQFRGDSAFYTWLYRIAVNTARNWQSASFRRPATVSPLEGEDGETFDQIDGLSDHSTPESMMASRQIAETVNEAIEALPDDLRTAIVLREIEGMSYEDIASTMQCPIGTVRSRIFRAREAIASRLRPIMDQDPAHRW; encoded by the coding sequence ATGAGCGAGCGCGAGGTCGACCTCGCGCTGGTCGAGCGCGTGCGGCGCGGCGACCGGCATGCCTTCGATCTGCTGGTCATCAAATACCAGCGCAAGATCATGCGCCTGCTTTCGCGCATGATCCACGATCCCGCCGAAATCGAGGACGTCGCCCAGGAGGCCTTCATCAAGGCCTATCGGGCATTGCCTCAATTCCGGGGCGATAGCGCGTTCTACACCTGGTTGTACCGTATCGCCGTCAATACCGCGCGCAACTGGCAATCGGCCAGTTTCCGTAGGCCGGCGACCGTCTCTCCCCTGGAAGGCGAAGACGGTGAAACTTTTGACCAGATTGATGGCCTAAGTGACCACAGCACACCCGAATCGATGATGGCCAGCCGTCAGATCGCAGAGACTGTCAACGAGGCCATCGAGGCCTTGCCAGACGATTTGCGAACGGCGATTGTGTTGCGAGAGATCGAAGGGATGAGTTATGAAGATATCGCCAGCACCATGCAGTGTCCGATCGGGACTGTCCGGTCCCGGATTTTTCGGGCACGGGAAGCGATTGCCAGCCGCTTGCGGCCCATCATGGATCAGGACCCGGCACATCGCTGGTAA
- the lepB gene encoding signal peptidase I — MSWDFALLLFIALVITGLVWLLDRFLLRGRRRARAQAAEHACRNNAAGLDPDALRTECEQAYERANRAPWWVEYCVSFFPVILFVFVLRSFVVEPFRIPSGSMLPTLENGDLILVNKFQYGIRLPVIDRKIIDLGSPHRGDVVVFRYPVDPTVDYIKRVVGVPGDVVEYRGKTLSINGKPVPRERDGDYYEPDRAAYVGQYREQLGDVSHRVLLNANVSQDFMPITRFPDFQDCTYLSDGVRCTVPANHYFMMGDNRDNSLDSRYWGFVPDRNIVGRAFFIWMNFSSPSRIGGFE; from the coding sequence ATGAGCTGGGATTTCGCGCTGTTGCTGTTTATTGCCCTGGTCATCACGGGGCTGGTCTGGTTGCTGGACCGCTTCCTGCTGCGGGGGAGGCGGCGCGCGCGCGCGCAGGCGGCCGAGCACGCCTGCCGCAACAATGCGGCCGGCCTGGATCCCGACGCCCTGCGCACCGAATGCGAACAGGCATACGAACGCGCCAACCGCGCCCCCTGGTGGGTGGAATACTGCGTCAGCTTCTTTCCGGTCATCCTGTTCGTGTTCGTGCTGCGGTCTTTCGTGGTCGAACCCTTCCGGATTCCCTCCGGCTCCATGCTGCCCACCCTGGAAAACGGCGATCTGATTCTGGTGAACAAGTTCCAGTACGGCATCCGTCTACCCGTGATCGATCGCAAGATCATCGACCTCGGGTCGCCGCACCGCGGTGATGTGGTCGTGTTCCGCTACCCCGTGGACCCCACCGTGGATTACATCAAGCGGGTGGTGGGTGTGCCGGGCGACGTGGTCGAATACCGCGGCAAGACCCTGTCCATCAACGGCAAGCCGGTGCCCCGGGAACGCGATGGCGATTATTACGAGCCCGACCGGGCAGCCTACGTGGGCCAGTACCGCGAACAGTTGGGTGACGTGTCGCACCGCGTCCTGCTGAACGCGAACGTGTCCCAGGATTTCATGCCCATTACGCGGTTCCCCGACTTCCAGGATTGCACGTACCTGAGCGATGGGGTGCGCTGCACCGTGCCGGCCAATCACTACTTCATGATGGGCGACAACCGTGACAACAGCCTGGACAGCCGCTACTGGGGCTTCGTGCCGGATCGCAACATCGTCGGGCGGGCTTTCTTCATCTGGATGAATTTCAGTTCGCCCAGCCGGATCGGCGGGTTTGAATGA
- a CDS encoding beta-ketoacyl-ACP synthase III: MPYARITGTGGYLPPRIVSNDDLAADLATRGVETSDAWIMERTGIRQRHIAEPGTKTSTLATAAARAALDSAGLQASDIDLIIVATSTPDFIFPSTACLVQANLGVGGAAAFDVQAVCSGFVYAMTIADALIRAGSARHALVIGAEVFSNILDWNDRRTCVLFGDGAGAMVLSASDKPGILAARLNADGRQQHILHAAGNVVGGQVTGDPFLRMDGQAVFKLAVNSLTRSAHEVCEEAGVAVSDLDWMVPHQANIRILNFISRKLGLPEDKLIVTLDRHANTSAASVPLAFDVAWRDGRLQPGQLVLLQGVGGGFTWGSVLVRL, encoded by the coding sequence ATGCCTTACGCCAGGATCACCGGAACGGGCGGCTATCTGCCCCCTCGCATCGTCAGTAACGACGATCTGGCTGCCGATCTGGCCACACGAGGTGTCGAAACCTCCGACGCCTGGATCATGGAACGCACCGGCATCCGCCAGCGCCACATCGCCGAGCCGGGCACCAAGACCAGCACGCTGGCCACGGCCGCGGCCCGTGCCGCGCTGGACAGTGCCGGTCTGCAGGCCAGCGACATCGACCTGATCATCGTCGCCACATCCACGCCCGATTTCATCTTTCCCAGCACGGCCTGCCTGGTGCAGGCCAATCTGGGCGTCGGCGGCGCGGCCGCCTTCGACGTGCAGGCCGTCTGTAGCGGATTCGTGTATGCCATGACGATCGCCGATGCGCTGATCCGCGCCGGCAGCGCGCGCCATGCCCTGGTTATTGGCGCCGAGGTCTTTTCCAATATCCTCGACTGGAACGACCGCCGCACCTGCGTGCTGTTTGGCGACGGCGCGGGCGCCATGGTGCTCAGCGCCTCGGACAAACCCGGCATTCTCGCCGCGCGTTTGAACGCCGATGGCCGTCAGCAGCATATCCTCCACGCGGCCGGTAATGTGGTGGGTGGACAGGTCACCGGCGATCCCTTTCTGCGCATGGATGGCCAGGCGGTCTTCAAGCTGGCGGTCAATTCCCTCACCCGCTCGGCGCACGAGGTCTGCGAGGAAGCCGGCGTCGCGGTGTCCGATCTGGACTGGATGGTGCCGCATCAGGCCAACATCCGCATCCTGAATTTCATCAGCCGCAAGCTCGGCCTGCCCGAGGACAAGCTCATCGTCACGCTGGACCGGCACGCGAATACATCGGCGGCCAGCGTGCCGCTGGCATTCGATGTCGCTTGGCGCGACGGGCGCCTGCAGCCGGGCCAACTGGTCCTGCTGCAGGGCGTGGGCGGCGGCTTCACCTGGGGCTCCGTCCTGGTGAGACTCTGA
- a CDS encoding sigma-E factor negative regulatory protein codes for MNTDREPLAAEASWESSVSAWVDGEADLRAEELDTPYGRQVWDTYHLIGDVMRSRDLAIQPSERFYARVSAALDAEPAVLAPAPLSRRHAWRLGLSGLAVAAAVASVVWIVRPLLSGPGAPQATTPVLAQAAETDSADPTLTDYMAAHQDMAGAGPVRQVSYDGMGSR; via the coding sequence ATGAATACCGATCGCGAACCGCTCGCGGCAGAGGCTTCTTGGGAATCTTCGGTATCGGCCTGGGTCGATGGCGAAGCCGATCTGCGCGCGGAAGAACTGGATACCCCTTATGGACGCCAGGTCTGGGATACCTATCACCTGATTGGCGATGTCATGCGCAGTCGGGATCTGGCCATCCAGCCGTCCGAACGCTTCTATGCGCGGGTGTCGGCGGCGCTGGACGCGGAACCCGCCGTGCTGGCGCCGGCCCCGCTGTCCAGGCGGCATGCCTGGCGTCTTGGCTTGTCCGGGCTGGCGGTGGCAGCCGCTGTCGCGTCGGTGGTCTGGATCGTCCGGCCTTTACTGTCCGGACCTGGCGCACCGCAGGCGACGACGCCGGTATTGGCTCAGGCAGCCGAAACCGACTCCGCTGATCCGACCCTGACGGATTACATGGCCGCCCATCAGGACATGGCGGGCGCCGGCCCCGTGCGTCAGGTGTCGTACGACGGCATGGGGTCTCGCTGA
- the lepA gene encoding translation elongation factor 4, whose translation MDHIRNFSIIAHIDHGKSTLADRLIQRCGGLQDREMAAQVLDSMDIERERGITIKAQTAALRYVAADGRVYALNLIDTPGHVDFSYEVSRSLSACEGALLVVDATQGVEAQTVANCYTAIELGVEVVPVLNKMDLPSADPDAAAAEIEDVIGIDATDAIQASAKTGLGIDEILEAVVARVPPPQGDPQAPLQALIIDSWFDNYVGVVMLVRIVNGTLRPKDKILLMATGATHLCEQLGVFTPKSQPRDVLSAGEVGFVIAGIKELEHAKVGDTVTLANKPAAGALPGFKEVKPQVFAGVYPVESSEYDQLRDSLEKLKLNDSSLMFEPEVSQALGFGFRCGFLGLLHMDIVQERLEREFDMDIITTAPSVVYEVLHRDGTLLMVDSPARMPEVGHIQEIREPIMNVTLFMPQEYVGPVMSLCTSKRGVQLNMSYHGRQVHLSYEIPLAEIVLDFFDRLKSVSRGYASMDYEFKEYRVADVVRVDLLINGDKVDALSMIVHRANARHRGRDVVTRMRGLIPRQMFDIAIQAAIGAEVVARENVKAMRKNVLAKCYGGDITRKKKLLEKQKAGKKRMKQVGNVEIPQEAFLAVLQVEDK comes from the coding sequence ATGGACCATATCCGCAACTTTTCCATCATTGCGCACATCGATCATGGCAAATCGACCCTCGCCGACCGTCTGATCCAGCGCTGTGGAGGGCTGCAGGATCGCGAAATGGCCGCCCAGGTGCTCGATTCCATGGACATCGAGCGCGAGCGGGGCATCACCATCAAGGCGCAGACGGCGGCGCTGCGGTATGTGGCGGCCGATGGCCGCGTCTACGCGTTGAACCTGATCGACACACCGGGCCACGTGGACTTCTCCTACGAGGTCAGCCGCTCCCTGTCGGCTTGCGAAGGCGCCTTGCTGGTGGTCGATGCGACCCAGGGCGTCGAGGCCCAGACGGTGGCGAACTGCTACACCGCGATCGAACTCGGCGTCGAGGTCGTGCCGGTCCTGAACAAGATGGACCTGCCCTCCGCCGACCCGGATGCGGCGGCGGCCGAGATCGAGGACGTCATCGGCATCGACGCCACCGACGCCATCCAGGCCAGCGCCAAGACCGGCCTGGGGATCGACGAGATCCTCGAGGCCGTCGTCGCCCGCGTGCCGCCCCCCCAGGGCGACCCGCAGGCGCCTCTGCAGGCCCTGATCATCGATTCCTGGTTCGACAATTATGTCGGCGTGGTGATGCTGGTGCGCATCGTCAATGGCACGCTGCGGCCCAAGGACAAAATCCTGCTGATGGCGACCGGCGCCACGCACCTGTGCGAACAGCTGGGGGTCTTCACCCCCAAGTCCCAGCCGCGCGACGTGCTGTCCGCCGGAGAAGTCGGCTTCGTCATCGCCGGCATCAAGGAACTCGAACACGCCAAGGTCGGCGACACCGTCACGCTGGCCAACAAACCCGCCGCGGGGGCGCTGCCCGGCTTCAAAGAAGTCAAGCCTCAGGTCTTCGCCGGTGTCTATCCCGTCGAGTCCAGCGAATATGATCAGCTGCGCGATTCGCTGGAAAAACTCAAGCTCAATGATTCGTCCCTGATGTTCGAACCGGAAGTCTCCCAGGCGCTGGGTTTTGGCTTTCGCTGCGGGTTCCTGGGTCTGCTGCACATGGACATCGTCCAGGAACGGCTCGAGCGCGAATTCGACATGGACATCATCACCACCGCGCCGTCGGTGGTCTACGAGGTTCTGCATCGGGACGGCACCCTGCTGATGGTGGACAGTCCGGCCCGCATGCCGGAAGTCGGCCATATCCAGGAAATCCGTGAGCCGATCATGAACGTCACGCTGTTCATGCCGCAGGAATACGTCGGGCCCGTGATGTCGCTGTGCACATCGAAACGCGGGGTGCAGCTCAACATGAGCTACCACGGCCGTCAGGTGCATCTCAGCTACGAGATCCCGCTGGCGGAGATCGTGCTGGACTTCTTCGACCGGCTGAAATCCGTGTCGCGCGGCTATGCGTCCATGGACTACGAGTTCAAGGAATACCGTGTCGCCGACGTGGTCCGTGTCGATCTGCTCATCAACGGCGACAAGGTCGATGCCCTGTCCATGATCGTGCACCGCGCCAATGCGCGGCATCGGGGCCGGGACGTGGTGACGCGCATGCGCGGGCTGATTCCGCGCCAGATGTTCGATATCGCCATCCAGGCGGCCATCGGCGCCGAGGTCGTTGCCCGCGAGAACGTCAAGGCGATGCGCAAGAACGTACTGGCCAAATGTTATGGCGGCGACATCACACGCAAGAAAAAACTGCTTGAAAAACAGAAGGCCGGCAAGAAACGCATGAAACAGGTCGGCAACGTGGAAATCCCGCAGGAGGCCTTTCTGGCTGTCCTGCAGGTCGAGGACAAATAA
- a CDS encoding MucB/RseB C-terminal domain-containing protein, whose protein sequence is MRPTGWGLGLILGLGVLMSAGAQAAASGKDTLAFLQQVQSAARSLDYSGIYVYQQGHLLQASRLVHVVDGTGEHERLEMLDGAPRECMRENGVEQCLQPEHKIVVIQPARSDHFPGLLLGNEQAIVQHYDWLPSSRTYRIAGRNCSVSELKARDRLRYSYRICTDLKTHLLLKSQTLDPAGHLVDQVAFSSIRMGADVKPGSLASQWDTRDWRLLTETSTPIDLNARGWRFSLPAGFRPVAELSRQIGPDHAVDQMVVSDGLSAISIFIETFDPKRDQTIRQGDLRQGAVNIYRMRLASYWLTAVGEVPARTVRDLAHAVQYVPQAAH, encoded by the coding sequence GTGCGGCCGACTGGATGGGGCCTGGGGCTGATTCTCGGCCTGGGCGTCCTGATGTCGGCTGGCGCGCAGGCCGCCGCATCCGGCAAGGACACACTGGCATTTCTGCAGCAGGTTCAGTCCGCCGCGCGTTCACTGGATTATTCCGGCATCTATGTCTACCAGCAGGGCCATCTTCTACAGGCGTCCCGTCTGGTCCACGTGGTCGACGGCACCGGAGAACATGAACGCCTCGAGATGCTCGACGGCGCCCCCCGGGAATGCATGCGCGAAAACGGGGTCGAGCAATGCCTGCAGCCGGAACACAAGATCGTCGTCATCCAGCCCGCGCGCAGCGACCATTTCCCCGGCCTGCTGTTGGGCAACGAACAGGCGATCGTACAGCATTACGACTGGCTGCCCTCGTCCCGCACCTATCGGATCGCGGGGCGGAACTGTTCGGTATCCGAACTGAAGGCCAGGGATCGCCTGCGCTACAGTTATCGGATCTGCACCGATCTCAAGACCCATCTGTTGCTGAAATCCCAGACCCTGGACCCGGCCGGACATCTGGTGGATCAGGTCGCATTCAGCAGTATCCGGATGGGGGCCGATGTCAAGCCCGGATCGCTGGCTTCCCAATGGGATACGCGTGACTGGCGCTTGCTGACTGAAACCAGCACGCCGATCGATCTGAACGCCCGGGGCTGGCGTTTTTCCCTGCCGGCCGGCTTCCGGCCGGTCGCCGAATTATCCCGCCAGATCGGCCCCGATCACGCCGTGGACCAGATGGTCGTGTCCGACGGTTTGTCGGCGATTTCGATCTTCATTGAAACCTTTGATCCGAAACGCGATCAAACCATCAGACAGGGAGACCTGCGACAGGGCGCAGTCAATATTTACCGGATGCGATTGGCATCCTATTGGCTGACCGCCGTCGGCGAGGTTCCGGCCCGGACCGTTCGTGATCTGGCCCACGCCGTGCAATACGTCCCGCAGGCCGCCCATTAA
- the fabG gene encoding 3-oxoacyl-ACP reductase FabG: MSEPVLTGRIALVTGASRGIGRAIALELASAGATVVGTATSAAGADAITEVLAPMGGRGAVLNVDDAATCDALLAELAAQGGPHVLVNNAGITRDGLILRMKDEDWAAVLSTNLSAVFRLSRGVAKIMMKARWGRIINITSVVGYSGNPGQANYAAAKAGVAGMSRALAQELGSRGITVNCVAPGFVDTDMTRALNETQTAAILERIPLGRLGSAAEIAHAVSYLASPQAGYVTGTTLHVNGGMYM, translated from the coding sequence ATGTCAGAACCGGTTTTGACGGGCAGGATTGCCCTGGTGACGGGCGCGTCGCGCGGCATCGGCCGCGCCATCGCGCTGGAATTGGCCTCGGCGGGCGCCACCGTGGTGGGCACGGCGACGTCGGCAGCGGGCGCGGATGCGATCACTGAAGTGCTGGCTCCGATGGGCGGGCGCGGCGCGGTGCTGAATGTGGACGATGCGGCCACCTGCGACGCGCTGTTGGCGGAACTGGCTGCGCAGGGCGGGCCGCACGTCCTGGTCAACAATGCTGGGATCACCCGAGACGGGCTTATCCTGCGCATGAAAGACGAAGACTGGGCCGCCGTACTGAGCACGAATCTGTCGGCTGTCTTCCGTCTGTCACGGGGGGTCGCGAAAATCATGATGAAGGCCCGCTGGGGCCGCATCATCAATATCACCTCGGTGGTCGGCTATAGCGGAAATCCCGGGCAGGCCAATTATGCGGCGGCGAAGGCCGGTGTGGCCGGCATGTCGCGCGCGCTGGCGCAGGAACTCGGCAGCCGTGGGATCACAGTCAATTGCGTGGCGCCGGGCTTTGTCGACACCGACATGACCCGCGCCCTGAACGAGACCCAGACGGCTGCGATCCTGGAGCGGATTCCGCTGGGCCGGTTGGGCTCCGCGGCGGAAATCGCCCATGCCGTATCTTATCTGGCCAGCCCCCAGGCCGGGTACGTAACAGGCACGACGCTGCACGTCAATGGTGGTATGTACATGTAG